A genomic window from Indioceanicola profundi includes:
- a CDS encoding ABC transporter ATP-binding protein, with translation MQDQSPAAMDPQLIHTVYLHTEGRRWALPVLVVLGLLTALTEGLGIGMMIPLFASLFETGQEAGVFTALFDWFGAGLGQEGRIALLAGTIMGLIVLKSLVQYGYEALSIWFSGHMIHRLRLALFRQLMDVGYAFFASRDQGRLFDMVRGETWLVGEFILLLSRAMISICAVAVFGGLLLLISPGLTLAAALGGIAITLLVRVVARRVGRLGAETVESSAALSKRTIEALGAMRVIRLFSQQDREHRRFAEAAERDRAASLKVELAGAMIQPATEMLYGPLFLGILLFAWSASVAFPTLIAFLVLLYRLQPHARRLDHIRVEIAALLPAVQQIVGLLRRDEKPYIVSGPIPYSGMRESIVFDNVCFSYGEGRRAAITDVSFEIARNRVTALVGESGAGKSTLLNLLCRLYDPDRGDIRVDGVPLRELELQGWRARLAFAGQDADLLGDTIFDAIAYGRPDARREEVMEAARKAHAAEFIERLPQGLDTPVGDRGLQLSAGQRQRIGLARALLCRPDILILDEATSALDSLSESLIQDALGALAGTITIIVIAHRLSTIRDADHVVLMRGGRLVEQGRPVDLLRRKGSAFAKLWELQSGAFAEAAQL, from the coding sequence GTGCAGGACCAATCCCCGGCGGCAATGGACCCTCAACTGATCCACACCGTCTATCTCCATACGGAGGGACGCCGTTGGGCACTTCCAGTCCTGGTGGTGCTGGGCCTGCTCACTGCGCTGACCGAAGGGTTGGGAATCGGCATGATGATCCCGCTCTTCGCATCGTTGTTCGAGACGGGGCAGGAGGCGGGCGTCTTCACCGCGTTGTTCGACTGGTTCGGGGCCGGGCTGGGACAGGAGGGGCGCATCGCCTTGCTGGCCGGCACGATCATGGGACTGATCGTGCTGAAATCCCTGGTCCAGTACGGGTACGAAGCGCTGTCGATCTGGTTCAGCGGGCACATGATTCATCGCCTGCGGCTGGCCCTTTTCCGCCAACTCATGGATGTCGGCTACGCCTTCTTCGCCAGTCGGGACCAGGGACGCCTTTTCGACATGGTGCGCGGGGAAACCTGGCTGGTAGGGGAGTTTATCCTGCTGCTGTCGCGCGCCATGATCAGTATCTGTGCCGTCGCCGTGTTCGGGGGGCTGCTTCTCCTGATCTCTCCCGGTCTGACCTTGGCGGCAGCGCTGGGCGGCATCGCCATTACGCTGCTGGTTCGCGTGGTGGCGCGGCGTGTCGGTCGGCTGGGAGCGGAGACGGTTGAAAGCTCCGCCGCGCTGTCCAAGCGCACTATTGAGGCGCTGGGCGCCATGCGGGTCATCCGCCTATTCAGTCAGCAGGATCGGGAGCATCGCCGCTTCGCCGAGGCGGCGGAGCGGGACCGGGCGGCCAGCCTCAAGGTGGAACTGGCGGGAGCCATGATCCAGCCGGCGACGGAGATGCTGTACGGGCCGCTGTTCCTGGGTATCCTTCTGTTCGCCTGGTCCGCCAGCGTTGCCTTCCCGACCCTGATCGCCTTTCTGGTTCTTCTCTACCGGCTGCAGCCCCATGCCAGACGACTGGACCATATAAGGGTGGAAATCGCTGCCCTGTTGCCGGCGGTGCAGCAGATCGTGGGCCTGCTCCGCCGCGACGAGAAACCCTACATTGTCTCCGGCCCAATTCCGTACAGCGGCATGCGGGAAAGCATCGTCTTCGACAATGTCTGCTTCTCCTACGGCGAGGGCAGGCGCGCGGCGATCACGGATGTGAGCTTCGAGATCGCCCGGAACAGGGTTACCGCCCTGGTGGGCGAGTCCGGGGCGGGGAAGAGCACGCTGTTGAACCTGCTCTGCCGGCTTTACGATCCCGACAGGGGCGACATCCGGGTGGATGGCGTGCCGTTGCGGGAGCTGGAGTTGCAGGGGTGGCGGGCGCGGCTGGCCTTCGCAGGCCAGGACGCCGATCTGCTGGGTGACACCATCTTCGACGCCATCGCCTATGGACGCCCGGACGCCCGGCGAGAAGAGGTGATGGAAGCCGCCCGCAAGGCCCATGCGGCGGAGTTCATCGAGAGGCTGCCCCAGGGCCTCGACACGCCGGTCGGGGACCGCGGCCTGCAACTTTCCGCCGGGCAGCGCCAGCGTATCGGCTTGGCTCGGGCGCTGCTGTGCAGGCCGGATATCCTGATCCTGGACGAGGCGACGAGCGCCCTGGACAGTCTTTCGGAAAGCCTGATCCAGGATGCGCTCGGCGCGCTTGCCGGGACAATCACCATCATCGTCATCGCGCACCGTCTCAGCACCATCCGCGATGCCGACCATGTGGTGCTGATGCGCGGCGGCCGGCTGGTGGAACAGGGCCGGCCCGTCGACCTGCTGCGCCGCAAGGGCAGCGCCTTCGCCAAGTTGTGGGAACTGCAGAGCGGCGCCTTCGCAGAGGCCGCCCAGCTCTAG
- a CDS encoding DODA-type extradiol aromatic ring-opening family dioxygenase has translation MTDKLPTLFVPHGGGPCFFMEWNPPDAWNRMGDWLRGVSGLIGARPKAVLVVSGHWEEPSFTVNAQAAPPLLYDYNGFPEHTYRLTYPAPGSPALAAQVRELLSKAGSPTAEDHRRGLDHGVFIPFKLIYPDADIPVVQLSLRTGLDPAEHIAMGRALEPLREQGVLIVGSGMSFHNMRRFRWDGSSLDPDSVRFDSWLAETVEAEPAERERRLTAWADAPSGRVSHPREEHLLPLHVVAGAAGGDLGHRVFEDRVLGSAQSAFLFGKAA, from the coding sequence ATGACGGACAAGCTGCCCACCCTCTTCGTGCCGCATGGCGGCGGTCCCTGCTTCTTCATGGAGTGGAACCCGCCGGATGCCTGGAACCGCATGGGCGACTGGCTGCGCGGCGTATCCGGCCTGATAGGCGCGCGGCCCAAGGCGGTGCTGGTCGTCTCCGGCCATTGGGAGGAGCCGTCCTTCACCGTGAATGCCCAGGCCGCCCCGCCCCTGCTCTACGACTATAACGGCTTTCCGGAACACACCTACCGCCTGACCTACCCGGCTCCTGGCTCCCCGGCCCTGGCGGCCCAGGTGCGGGAACTGCTGTCCAAGGCAGGGTCTCCTACGGCGGAGGATCACCGGCGCGGGCTGGATCATGGGGTGTTCATCCCCTTCAAGCTGATCTACCCGGATGCCGACATCCCGGTGGTGCAGCTCTCCCTCCGCACTGGGCTGGACCCGGCGGAGCATATCGCCATGGGCCGGGCCTTGGAGCCGTTGCGCGAGCAGGGCGTGCTGATCGTCGGCTCCGGCATGAGCTTCCATAATATGCGGCGCTTCCGCTGGGACGGCTCCTCGCTGGACCCGGACTCGGTGCGCTTCGATTCCTGGCTGGCCGAAACGGTGGAGGCGGAACCGGCGGAACGTGAGCGGCGGCTGACCGCCTGGGCGGACGCGCCGAGCGGCCGCGTTTCCCACCCGCGTGAGGAGCATCTGCTGCCGCTGCATGTGGTGGCTGGCGCGGCGGGCGGCGATCTCGGGCACCGGGTGTTCGAGGACCGCGTGCTGGGCAGCGCCCAGTCCGCCTTCCTGTTCGGCAAGGCGGCATGA
- a CDS encoding LysR family transcriptional regulator, translating to MVDEAETIGGSLDDIRAFCAVVEFGTVSAAARLLGETKGGVSRRVSRLERHLGVGLLARTPRAVTPTEEGAAFYIKARDGLRLLDDAAEGARSSRSVPSGHLRVTASLDIGLEVLSELVVRFRALHPQIMVELLLTDSPLDLAANRIDLALRASSTALPDMGYRASELATFCASLYASPVYLAARGEPQMPADLSGHDLVLAHGAVGAMQIGLSDRKGRMEQVLARPVIRTTDFSSVLRIVAAGGGIGPVPDVVAAASVASGSLVQVLPGWTWLEAKLHAISLGGREMPARVRVFREFIRAELAGMKGRADPG from the coding sequence ATGGTTGACGAAGCGGAAACCATCGGCGGGTCATTGGACGATATACGCGCCTTCTGCGCTGTCGTGGAGTTCGGCACTGTGTCGGCAGCGGCACGGCTACTGGGGGAAACCAAGGGCGGGGTTAGCCGGCGAGTATCGCGGCTGGAGCGGCATCTCGGCGTCGGGCTGCTGGCACGCACGCCGCGGGCCGTGACTCCCACCGAGGAGGGTGCGGCCTTCTACATCAAGGCCCGCGATGGCCTCCGGCTGCTGGACGACGCGGCGGAGGGGGCGCGATCCTCCCGCTCCGTACCATCCGGTCATCTTCGCGTGACGGCCTCGCTGGATATCGGGCTTGAGGTGCTGTCAGAACTCGTGGTCCGCTTCCGCGCACTGCATCCGCAGATCATGGTGGAGTTGCTGCTGACCGACTCCCCGCTTGACCTCGCGGCGAACCGAATCGACTTGGCCTTGCGCGCCTCCTCCACCGCCTTGCCCGACATGGGCTACCGCGCGTCCGAACTCGCCACCTTCTGCGCCAGCCTCTATGCCTCTCCCGTCTATCTCGCCGCGCGGGGGGAACCGCAGATGCCGGCCGACCTCTCCGGCCATGATCTCGTCCTGGCCCATGGCGCCGTAGGTGCGATGCAGATCGGCCTCAGCGACCGGAAAGGGCGGATGGAGCAGGTGCTGGCCCGTCCGGTGATCCGCACGACCGACTTTTCCAGCGTTCTGCGGATCGTCGCCGCTGGCGGAGGAATCGGCCCGGTGCCGGACGTCGTTGCGGCGGCCTCGGTCGCATCTGGGAGTCTGGTCCAGGTTCTGCCTGGCTGGACATGGCTGGAGGCGAAGCTGCACGCCATCAGTCTGGGCGGCCGGGAGATGCCGGCCCGTGTGCGCGTCTTCCGCGAGTTCATCCGGGCCGAACTGGCCGGGATGAAGGGAAGGGCCGATCCGGGCTGA
- a CDS encoding DoxX family protein, with protein MTASTIFQSAPTGLTAIADKAAPLAYPLVRATAGLLLIPHGAQKLFGWFGGYGLSATGEFFATQLGMQPGWLFALGAGMVEFFGGLALVLGLLTRPAALAIAVLMAVAVFSVHLPNGFFWTDGGYEYPLMWGLIAIAIFLQGGGRYSLDRRLGLPV; from the coding sequence ATGACCGCTTCCACCATCTTCCAATCCGCTCCCACCGGCCTGACCGCAATCGCTGACAAGGCGGCCCCGCTGGCCTACCCCCTGGTGCGCGCCACCGCCGGACTGCTGCTGATCCCGCACGGGGCGCAGAAGCTGTTCGGCTGGTTCGGCGGCTACGGGCTGAGCGCGACGGGTGAGTTCTTCGCGACCCAACTCGGGATGCAGCCGGGATGGCTGTTCGCACTCGGCGCCGGCATGGTGGAGTTCTTCGGCGGTCTGGCTCTGGTCCTCGGCCTTCTGACCCGGCCTGCGGCACTGGCCATTGCCGTCCTGATGGCGGTGGCTGTCTTCTCCGTCCACTTGCCCAACGGCTTTTTCTGGACCGATGGCGGTTACGAGTATCCTCTGATGTGGGGCCTGATCGCGATTGCCATCTTCCTGCAGGGCGGCGGCCGCTACTCCCTGGACCGCCGGTTGGGCCTGCCGGTCTGA